A portion of the Malania oleifera isolate guangnan ecotype guangnan chromosome 3, ASM2987363v1, whole genome shotgun sequence genome contains these proteins:
- the LOC131151056 gene encoding AMSH-like ubiquitin thioesterase 3: MKPPKMLINVTARKVEVDNRIPLRYYYRIADNLLRQASIYREEKNVVDLYVMLLRFSSLVSETIPFHRDYQVLLPKERTSYRKKLLVVLDELESLKPEFQRQVNELNKHHAEARTCQIDGLELERISSGSGTSSVEWPPNNKRPFLGLDVNWPVSRAPQYSSKNSNGPTQTLSSNSMDIDKQFQKLSLSLPLPKKETLSRHSFLGPNGLRGQWLGPSAEIKVHYPSSTDLIATENSSLNQAGQYGLVAEKEDNSGGDRSTMESVLSLDDGRWLCPADESVPPVNNEVREGNFQLGTVRQPSPPPVLAQLQPDFLPISPSKVADPRPGPAKSSQDGVANSNPYQHLHIPVKMMDDFLRLARENTTRNLETCGVLAGSLKNRVFHITTLIVPKQESTSDSCQTLNEEEIFEVQDKFSLFPLGWIHTHPSQTCFMSSVDLHTHYSYQIMLPEAIAIVMAPTDTTSPHGIFHLSDPGGVSIIRNCQQRGFHPHEEPLDGTPIYEHCSHVYMNPKLKFEVVDLR; the protein is encoded by the exons ATGAAGCCGCCTAAGATGCTGATCAACGTCACCGCCCGCAAGGTCGAGGTCGACAATCGAATTCCTCTCCGCTACTACTACCGGATCGCCGATAATCTTCTCAGACAG GCAAGTATATATCGGGAGGAGAAGAATGTTGTGGACTTGTATGTTATGCTTCTCAGATTTTCAAG TTTGGTCTCTGAAACTATACCATTTCATCGAGATTACCAGGTTTTGCTTCCAAAAGAAAGAACTAGTTACAGGAAG AAATTATTAGTTGTGCTAGATGAGTTAGAATCTTTGAAGCCAGAATTCCAACGTCAAGTAAATGAACTGAACAAGCATCATGCTGAAGCTCGAACTTGTCAAATCGATGGCTTGGAATTGGAAAGGATTTCATCTGGTTCAGGGACATCTTCTGTGGAATGGCCTCCTAATAATAAGAGACCATTCTTGGGTCTTGATGTTAACTGG CCGGTGAGCAGGGCACCACAGTATTCATCGAAGAATAGCAATGGTCCAACTCAAACTTTATCATCTAATTCCATGGATATTGATAAGCAGTTCCAAAAGCT ATCTCTTAGTCTACCTCTTCCAAAAAAGGAGACACTATCTAGACACTCATTTTTAGGTCCAAATGGGCTTCGGGGCCAGTGGCTAGGACCTAGTGCAGAGATAAAG GTCCATTATCCAAGCAGTACTGATTTAATTGCAACTGAAAATTCTAG CCTCAATCAGGCTGGACAATATGGTCTTGTAGCAGAAAAAGAAGACAATTCAGGAGGAGATAGATCTACCATGGAATCAGTGCTTTCCTTGGATGATGGTAGGTGGCTATGTCCTGCTGATGAATCAGTTCCTCCGGTGAATAATGAAGTGAGGGAAGGTAACTTTCAGCTGGGGACTGTTAGGCAACCTAGTCCTCCCCCTGTTCTTGCTCAATTGCAGCCAGACTTTCTCCCAATTTCGCCATCAAAAGTTGCTGATCCAAGACCTGGGCCAGCAAAATCTTCTCAGGATGGAGTTGCCAATTCTAATCCTTATCAGCACTTGCACATT CCAGTGAAAATGATGGATGATTTCTTGAGGTTGGCGCGGGAAAACACCACCAGGAACTTGGAGACATGTGGTGTTCTTGCTGGTTCACTG AAAAACAGAGTTTTCCACATTACTACTTTGATAGTCCCGAAGCAAGAGTCGACCTCAGATTCG TGTCAGACATTAAACGAGGAAGAGATTTTTGAGGTTCAAGACAAATTCTCCCTTTTCCCTCTTGGGTGGATTCAT ACGCACCCGTCGCAAACTTGTTTCATGTCATCAGTTGATCTGCACACACATTATTCTTATCAG ATCATGTTGCCAGAAGCAATTGCTATTGTTATGGCCCCGACAGATACTACCAG CCCACATGGTATATTCCATCTGTCGGATCCAGGTGGTGTGTCTATAATCCGCAATTGTCAACAGCGTGGTTTTCATCCTCACGAGGAGCCTCTTGATGGTACCCCCATTTATGAGCACTGTTCTCATGTATATATGAACCCCAAGTTGAAGTTTGAGGTGGTTGATCTTCGGTGA